The following proteins are encoded in a genomic region of Streptococcus gwangjuense:
- a CDS encoding Cof-type HAD-IIB family hydrolase yields the protein MIKLVATDMDGTFLDGNGCFDMDRLKSILASYKEKGIYFAVASGRGFLSLEKLFADVRDDIIFIAENGSLVEYQGQDLYEATMSRDFYLTTFEKLKTSPYVDVNKLLLTGKKGSYVLDTVDETYLKVSQHYNENIQKVASLEDIKDDIFKFTTNFTEETLEAGEAWVNENVPGVKAMTTGFESIDIVLDYVDKGVAIVELAKKLGITMDQVMAFGDNLNDLHMMQVVGHPVAPKNARPEILELAETVIGHHKDQSVIAYMEGL from the coding sequence ATGATTAAACTAGTAGCAACGGATATGGACGGGACCTTCCTAGATGGGAATGGATGCTTTGATATGGACCGCCTCAAGTCTATCTTGGCTTCCTACAAGGAAAAAGGGATATACTTTGCGGTGGCTTCGGGGCGCGGATTTCTATCTTTAGAAAAATTATTTGCTGATGTTCGTGATGACATTATTTTTATCGCGGAAAATGGCAGTTTGGTAGAGTATCAAGGTCAGGACTTGTATGAAGCGACCATGTCTCGTGACTTTTATCTGACGACTTTTGAAAAGCTGAAAACGTCACCTTATGTAGATGTCAATAAACTGCTCTTGACGGGGAAAAAAGGCTCTTATGTGCTAGATACGGTTGATGAGACCTATTTAAAAGTGAGTCAGCACTATAATGAAAATATCCAAAAAGTAGCGAGTCTGGAAGATATTAAAGATGACATTTTCAAATTTACAACCAACTTCACAGAAGAAACGCTAGAAGCTGGGGAAGCTTGGGTAAACGAAAATGTCCCTGGTGTTAAGGCCATGACAACTGGCTTTGAATCCATTGATATTGTTCTGGACTATGTCGATAAGGGTGTGGCCATTGTTGAATTAGCTAAAAAACTTGGTATCACAATGGATCAGGTCATGGCTTTTGGAGACAATCTAAATGATTTGCATATGATGCAGGTTGTGGGACATCCTGTAGCTCCTAAAAATGCACGACCAGAAATTTTAGAATTAGCAGAGACTGTGATTGGTCACCATAAGGACCAGTCAGTTATAGCTTATATGGAGGGTTTATAA
- a CDS encoding Cof-type HAD-IIB family hydrolase, giving the protein MADIKLIALDLDGTLLTTDKRLTDRTKATLKAARDRGIKVVLTTGRPLKAMDFFLHELGTDGKEDEYTITFNGGLVQKNTGEILDKTVFSYDDVARLYEETEKLSLPLDAISEGTVYQIQSDQESLYAKFNPALTFVPVDFADLSSQMTYNKCVTAFAQEPLDAAIQKISPELFDQYEIFKSREMLLEWSPKNVHKATGLAKLISHLGIDQSQVMACGDEANDLSMIEWAGLGVAMQNAVPEVKAVANVVTPMTNDEEAVAWAIEEYVLKEN; this is encoded by the coding sequence ATGGCAGATATAAAATTGATCGCATTGGACTTGGACGGGACCTTGCTGACTACTGATAAAAGGCTGACGGATCGCACCAAGGCAACCTTGAAAGCTGCGCGTGATCGTGGTATCAAGGTCGTATTGACAACTGGTCGTCCCTTAAAAGCTATGGATTTCTTTCTCCATGAGCTAGGAACTGACGGCAAGGAAGATGAGTATACGATTACCTTTAATGGTGGTTTAGTTCAGAAAAATACAGGTGAAATCCTTGATAAGACAGTCTTTTCCTATGATGATGTGGCACGCTTGTATGAAGAAACAGAGAAATTATCACTGCCTCTTGATGCCATCTCAGAAGGAACTGTTTATCAAATTCAATCCGACCAAGAAAGTCTTTATGCCAAATTCAATCCAGCTTTGACTTTTGTTCCAGTGGACTTTGCAGACTTATCTAGTCAAATGACTTATAATAAATGTGTGACTGCCTTTGCTCAAGAACCCTTGGATGCAGCCATTCAGAAGATTTCTCCAGAATTGTTTGACCAATATGAGATCTTTAAATCACGTGAAATGTTGCTAGAGTGGTCACCAAAGAATGTTCACAAAGCAACAGGTTTGGCAAAACTAATCAGTCATCTGGGAATTGATCAAAGCCAAGTGATGGCTTGTGGTGACGAGGCAAATGACCTCTCTATGATTGAATGGGCAGGGCTCGGTGTTGCCATGCAAAACGCTGTTCCTGAAGTTAAGGCAGTCGCAAATGTAGTGACGCCAATGACCAATGATGAAGAAGCTGTTGCCTGGGCTATCGAAGAATATGTGCTAAAGGAGAACTAA
- the ftsY gene encoding signal recognition particle-docking protein FtsY, translated as MGLFDRLFGKKEEPKIEEVVKEALENLDMSEDTEPALTEAEEVSQEEAEVESSEEVALQEEANQESVEESHDPEPVVEVNQEEIEEFANSEEVVEEENSEHEEALEENSSEVLEAERPQAEETVQEKYDRSLKKTRTGFGARLNAFFANFRSVDEEFFEELEELLIMSDVGVQVASNLTEELRYEAKIENAKKPDALRRVIIEKLVELYEKDGNYDESIHFQDGLTVMLFVGVNGVGKTTSIGKLAHRYKQAGKKVMLVAADTFRAGAVAQLAEWGRRVDVPVVTGPEKADPASVVFDGMERAVAEGIDILMIDTAGRLQNKENLMAELEKIGRIIKRVVPEAPHETFLALDASTGQNALVQAKEFSKITPVTGIVLTKIDGTARGGVVLAIREELNIPVKLIGFGEKTDDIGEFNSENFMKGLLEGLI; from the coding sequence ATGGGATTATTTGACCGTCTATTCGGAAAAAAAGAAGAACCTAAAATCGAAGAAGTTGTAAAAGAAGCTCTAGAAAATCTTGATATGTCTGAAGATACTGAGCCTGCCCTTACAGAAGCTGAGGAAGTTTCTCAAGAAGAAGCAGAAGTTGAAAGTTCTGAAGAAGTTGCGCTCCAAGAAGAGGCAAATCAAGAGTCAGTTGAAGAAAGTCATGATCCAGAGCCAGTTGTAGAGGTTAATCAAGAAGAAATAGAGGAATTTGCAAACTCAGAAGAAGTCGTAGAGGAAGAGAATTCTGAACATGAAGAAGCTCTTGAAGAAAATAGTTCTGAAGTGCTTGAAGCAGAAAGACCTCAAGCAGAAGAAACTGTTCAGGAAAAATATGACCGTAGTCTTAAGAAAACTCGTACAGGCTTCGGTGCCCGCTTGAATGCCTTCTTTGCCAATTTTCGCTCTGTTGACGAAGAATTTTTCGAGGAACTGGAAGAATTGCTGATCATGAGTGACGTTGGTGTCCAAGTCGCTTCTAACTTAACAGAGGAGCTACGCTACGAAGCCAAGATTGAAAATGCCAAGAAACCGGACGCACTTCGTCGTGTCATCATTGAGAAATTGGTTGAGCTTTATGAAAAGGATGGCAACTACGATGAAAGTATCCACTTCCAAGATGGCTTGACAGTCATGCTCTTTGTTGGTGTTAATGGTGTTGGGAAAACAACTTCTATCGGGAAACTAGCTCACCGCTATAAACAAGCTGGTAAGAAGGTCATGTTGGTTGCGGCAGATACCTTCCGTGCAGGTGCAGTAGCCCAGCTTGCTGAATGGGGCCGTCGTGTGGACGTTCCAGTTGTGACTGGACCTGAGAAAGCTGACCCAGCCAGTGTGGTCTTTGATGGAATGGAACGTGCCGTGGCTGAAGGTATTGATATTCTCATGATTGATACAGCAGGTCGTCTGCAAAACAAAGAAAACTTAATGGCTGAATTGGAAAAGATTGGTCGTATCATCAAACGCGTAGTGCCAGAAGCTCCGCATGAAACCTTCTTGGCACTTGATGCATCAACAGGTCAAAACGCTCTTGTACAGGCCAAAGAATTTTCAAAAATTACTCCTGTTACAGGGATTGTCTTAACCAAGATTGATGGAACTGCTCGAGGTGGTGTTGTTCTAGCCATTCGTGAAGAACTCAATATTCCTGTAAAATTGATTGGTTTTGGTGAAAAAACCGATGATATTGGTGAGTTTAACTCAGAAAACTTTATGAAAGGTCTCTTGGAAGGCTTAATTTAA